A single window of Desulfovibrio sp. G11 DNA harbors:
- a CDS encoding BMP family protein encodes MHYCQTRFSAHALSVAAFFRLLLFFTVCILGGGEAAAAPSGPPAPATPENPLRVALLLEHPGGDNGWNDALLRGLERARRDLPVRADVLVAPPQADAAALQDFFQQAATSHDLVLVASDRMHESLRNNAANFRRTMFGCIDAGIRAPNIMCITFADEQAAYLAGTAAAMLTTQTALPGINADRIIGWLSGEDVPAMRSLLNGFVGGARLVDPEVRVINKITGSFTDAAAGREAARQLLDQGADVLVLACGAGNGPAMDEAAARGAYVVGLDNNQDNRLPGRVLTSIVKKADTAVYDLVAAATSGNFKGKEILVRDLQNGGVDITDMAPFKAAAGKNVPAGLERRLRELRGELMHGGIRLKSLREKTLCDCL; translated from the coding sequence ATGCACTACTGCCAAACCCGTTTTTCTGCACACGCCTTGTCTGTAGCGGCGTTTTTCCGCCTGCTCCTGTTTTTTACCGTTTGTATCCTTGGGGGGGGAGAAGCCGCGGCCGCCCCTTCAGGACCGCCTGCCCCGGCCACGCCCGAAAATCCTTTGCGCGTGGCCCTGCTGCTGGAGCATCCCGGCGGCGACAACGGCTGGAACGATGCCCTGCTGCGCGGCCTTGAGCGCGCCCGCCGTGACCTGCCGGTACGGGCCGATGTGCTCGTGGCCCCGCCGCAAGCCGATGCAGCCGCGCTGCAAGATTTTTTTCAACAGGCCGCGACAAGCCACGATCTGGTTCTTGTGGCCTCAGACCGTATGCACGAAAGCCTGCGCAACAACGCCGCCAATTTCCGACGCACCATGTTCGGCTGTATTGACGCAGGCATACGCGCGCCCAACATCATGTGCATCACCTTTGCCGATGAACAGGCGGCATACCTTGCCGGAACGGCCGCAGCCATGCTCACCACGCAAACCGCCCTGCCCGGCATCAATGCCGACAGAATCATCGGCTGGCTTTCGGGCGAGGATGTACCCGCCATGCGCTCACTGCTCAACGGCTTTGTAGGGGGCGCCCGCCTTGTGGATCCGGAGGTGCGCGTCATCAACAAGATTACCGGCTCCTTTACCGATGCCGCAGCCGGACGCGAGGCGGCCCGCCAACTGCTGGATCAGGGGGCGGATGTACTGGTGCTGGCCTGCGGCGCAGGCAACGGACCTGCCATGGATGAAGCCGCCGCCCGCGGAGCCTATGTGGTTGGGCTGGACAATAACCAGGACAACAGGCTGCCCGGCCGGGTGCTCACTTCTATCGTCAAAAAAGCCGACACCGCGGTATACGACCTGGTGGCAGCGGCCACTTCGGGCAATTTCAAGGGCAAGGAAATTCTGGTACGCGACCTGCAAAATGGCGGTGTGGACATTACAGACATGGCCCCCTTCAAAGCTGCGGCTGGCAAAAATGTTCCTGCGGGGCTGGAACGGCGCCTGCGTGAACTGCGCGGCGAATTGATGCATGGAGGCATCCGGCTCAAGTCATTAAGAGAAAAAACCCTCTGCGACTGCCTGTAG
- a CDS encoding ABC transporter substrate-binding protein has protein sequence MRNIKKYISLAVAVLMLLHLAASGAAASRLVRVPTAWMDEFETFLIWYAKDKGWDKEAGLDIEIRQYDSGEEILDAQPTGAWVYAGMGTVPAVMGNLHNNVVAIATGVDESAANGVVVHANSPIAAVRGWNKEYPEVLGSPDTVRGKTFLVSDLSSAHYALSSWLRVLGLQDSDVIIRDMMQGLVVASFENHIGDGVALWAPQLYLALNKGGALAATLKDCGRDSPTYIVADTAYANEHPEITVKFLTVYFRAVDEYQSKNPESFLQDYRRFYLEWAGKDFDDELMLRDMKSHKVFNLAEQQADFDTATGRSEVQKKLEAIARFFADLGHLGKDEAMYAGTASYATDKYIKLVPPNLKLKK, from the coding sequence ATGCGTAATATAAAAAAATACATTTCTCTGGCTGTCGCAGTGCTCATGCTGCTGCATCTGGCGGCATCCGGAGCCGCAGCCTCGCGCCTGGTGCGCGTGCCCACTGCCTGGATGGACGAATTTGAAACATTTCTTATCTGGTATGCCAAAGATAAGGGGTGGGACAAAGAAGCCGGGCTGGACATAGAAATCAGACAGTACGATTCCGGTGAAGAAATACTTGATGCCCAGCCCACAGGGGCATGGGTCTACGCCGGTATGGGAACAGTCCCGGCTGTAATGGGCAACCTGCACAATAATGTCGTGGCCATTGCCACAGGTGTGGACGAATCCGCAGCCAACGGCGTTGTGGTGCATGCCAACAGCCCCATAGCGGCCGTCAGGGGCTGGAACAAGGAATACCCCGAAGTTCTCGGCAGCCCGGATACCGTGCGCGGTAAAACCTTTCTGGTTTCAGACCTCAGCTCCGCGCACTATGCGCTTTCGTCCTGGCTGCGCGTACTGGGCCTTCAGGACAGCGACGTCATCATACGCGACATGATGCAGGGCCTTGTGGTCGCCAGTTTTGAAAACCATATCGGCGACGGCGTGGCCCTGTGGGCACCGCAGCTGTATCTGGCCCTGAACAAGGGCGGCGCTCTTGCCGCAACCCTGAAGGACTGCGGCAGGGACAGCCCCACCTATATTGTGGCCGACACGGCATATGCCAATGAACACCCTGAAATCACTGTTAAATTCCTTACAGTCTACTTCAGGGCCGTTGACGAGTACCAGAGCAAAAATCCTGAAAGCTTTCTTCAGGATTATCGACGTTTTTACCTGGAGTGGGCCGGAAAAGACTTTGACGATGAGCTTATGCTGCGCGACATGAAAAGCCACAAGGTCTTCAACCTGGCCGAGCAGCAGGCAGATTTCGACACCGCTACCGGGCGCAGTGAAGTGCAGAAAAAGCTGGAAGCCATTGCCCGTTTCTTCGCCGACCTGGGTCATCTGGGCAAGGACGAGGCGATGTACGCCGGTACGGCCAGCTACGCCACAGACAAATACATCAAGCTTGTGCCGCCCAACCTGAAGCTGAAAAAATAG
- a CDS encoding radical SAM protein: MSVESLPRWFSVAAIERALDRQDAPDAIELRDILDKSMQMVPLDADEIVALMRVDDPVEHERILAVADEVKQRVYGDRMVLSAPLHLSNHCGSECLYCANRRGNGQIERKYMTSPEMREAALRLIRQGHKRIFLVSGQLPNADVEYLAEAISILYTVFDGVGEIHSVNVNVGPLESAQYETLLDAYVGTVLIYQDTYHEASYRAAHVSGPKSDYVRRLEAPDTAFAAGVPDVGMGLLLGLGPWRFDLLALIQHAAHLERVYGMGCRTVSLHRMRPAPGSLMEAPYPVSDADYLRCVALARLALPYAGLILTTREPSGLWRDGCNAGGSQLLTGSVANPYDGWFTASGQQVPFPCGEDCHVDEVVRFLLEEARHLPSFCAACPRLGRRGEEFISMVRECGIKGQCGPNSAASFMEFLLHYATPYTRMMGERLLKEKLDRMPIHERGAADRLLKKVRAGCMDEFI, translated from the coding sequence ATGTCTGTGGAATCATTGCCCCGGTGGTTTAGTGTGGCTGCCATTGAGCGCGCCCTGGATCGTCAGGATGCCCCGGACGCCATTGAGCTTCGTGATATTCTTGATAAGTCCATGCAGATGGTTCCGCTGGACGCAGATGAAATTGTGGCTCTTATGCGGGTTGACGACCCCGTGGAGCATGAGCGCATCCTCGCTGTTGCTGATGAGGTCAAACAGCGGGTTTACGGGGACCGCATGGTTCTTTCCGCGCCGCTGCACCTTTCCAACCACTGCGGCAGCGAGTGCCTGTATTGCGCCAACCGCAGGGGAAACGGACAGATAGAACGCAAATACATGACATCGCCGGAAATGCGTGAAGCTGCGCTGCGCCTCATTCGTCAGGGGCACAAGCGTATTTTTCTGGTCAGCGGGCAACTGCCCAACGCCGATGTGGAATATCTGGCCGAGGCCATCAGCATTCTGTACACGGTATTTGACGGTGTGGGCGAAATCCACAGCGTCAATGTCAATGTGGGACCGCTTGAAAGCGCCCAGTACGAAACGCTGCTTGACGCCTATGTGGGAACCGTCCTCATCTATCAGGACACCTATCATGAGGCCAGCTACCGCGCGGCGCATGTGTCCGGCCCCAAAAGCGATTACGTCAGGCGTCTTGAGGCTCCTGACACCGCCTTTGCGGCAGGGGTGCCTGATGTAGGCATGGGGCTTCTGCTCGGCCTCGGCCCCTGGCGCTTTGACCTGCTGGCCCTCATCCAGCATGCGGCCCATCTGGAGCGGGTGTACGGCATGGGCTGTCGTACTGTAAGCCTGCACCGTATGCGTCCCGCCCCCGGCAGCCTTATGGAGGCTCCCTATCCGGTGAGCGATGCGGACTATCTGCGCTGCGTGGCCCTTGCGCGGCTGGCCCTGCCCTATGCCGGCCTTATCCTGACCACCAGGGAACCGTCCGGCCTCTGGCGCGACGGCTGTAATGCCGGTGGTTCGCAACTGCTTACGGGCAGCGTGGCAAATCCTTACGACGGCTGGTTTACCGCTTCAGGCCAGCAGGTTCCTTTTCCCTGTGGTGAAGATTGCCATGTGGATGAGGTCGTGCGTTTTCTGCTTGAAGAGGCCCGGCATCTGCCGTCCTTTTGCGCTGCCTGTCCACGCCTGGGCCGCAGGGGTGAAGAGTTCATTTCCATGGTGCGTGAATGCGGCATCAAGGGGCAGTGCGGGCCGAACTCGGCGGCGTCGTTTATGGAATTTCTGCTGCATTATGCCACCCCCTATACCCGCATGATGGGCGAACGCCTTTTGAAGGAAAAGCTGGACAGGATGCCCATTCACGAGCGCGGCGCTGCAGATCGCCTGCTCAAGAAGGTGCGGGCGGGCTGTATGGACGAGTTCATCTGA
- a CDS encoding iron-containing alcohol dehydrogenase: MSTELKSMHMGQVTSFFIPNVTLVGEGCSKEIPARLKNIGGGKPLIVTDQGIVKAGILKQITGILDAAKMQYAIYDQTVPNPTDHNVDAAFEMYKKEKCDSLITLGGGSSHDCGKGVGFLAGNGGKIHDYEGVDKSTKPFPPYVAVNTTAGTASEMTRFCIITDTSRKVKMAIVDWRCTPGVAIDDPLLMMGMPPALTAATGMDALTHAVEAYVSTAATPMTDACAEKAMEFINRYLRRAVANGQDKEAREGMCYAQYLAGMAFNNASLGHVHAMAHQLGGFYDLPHGECNAILLPHVCEYNRMATRRRFGRIARLLGEITDGLSADEASKKAIAAINTLSSDVGIPEGLKALGKKYGKDVKEADIPTMTANAQKDACGLTNPRTMTDAAVAAIYKAAM; encoded by the coding sequence ATGAGTACGGAGCTTAAGAGCATGCATATGGGGCAGGTTACCTCCTTCTTCATTCCCAATGTTACTCTTGTGGGCGAAGGGTGTTCCAAGGAAATTCCCGCCCGTCTCAAAAATATCGGCGGCGGCAAACCGCTGATCGTTACGGACCAGGGCATCGTCAAGGCCGGCATTCTCAAACAGATTACCGGTATTCTTGATGCTGCCAAAATGCAGTACGCCATTTACGACCAGACCGTGCCCAACCCCACTGACCATAACGTGGACGCGGCCTTCGAGATGTACAAGAAAGAAAAGTGCGACAGCCTTATCACCCTTGGCGGCGGCAGTTCGCATGACTGCGGCAAGGGCGTGGGTTTTCTTGCCGGCAACGGCGGAAAAATTCATGATTATGAAGGCGTGGATAAATCCACCAAGCCCTTCCCGCCTTATGTGGCCGTCAATACTACGGCCGGTACCGCCTCTGAAATGACCCGCTTCTGCATCATTACCGACACCTCGCGCAAAGTGAAAATGGCTATTGTTGACTGGCGCTGTACGCCCGGTGTGGCCATTGACGACCCCCTGCTCATGATGGGCATGCCCCCGGCGCTTACCGCCGCCACGGGCATGGACGCCCTGACCCACGCTGTAGAGGCGTATGTGTCCACGGCAGCCACTCCTATGACCGATGCCTGCGCTGAAAAGGCTATGGAATTTATCAACCGCTACCTGCGTCGCGCTGTGGCCAACGGTCAGGACAAAGAAGCCCGCGAAGGCATGTGCTATGCCCAGTATCTGGCTGGTATGGCCTTCAACAACGCGAGCCTCGGTCATGTGCATGCCATGGCGCACCAGCTGGGCGGCTTTTATGACCTGCCGCATGGCGAATGCAATGCCATTCTGCTGCCCCACGTTTGCGAGTATAACCGCATGGCGACCCGCCGCCGCTTCGGCCGCATTGCCCGCCTGCTTGGTGAAATCACCGACGGGCTGAGCGCCGACGAAGCTTCTAAAAAGGCCATTGCCGCCATCAATACCCTGTCTTCTGATGTGGGCATTCCCGAGGGACTCAAGGCTCTTGGCAAAAAGTATGGCAAGGATGTGAAAGAAGCGGACATTCCCACTATGACCGCCAATGCCCAGAAAGACGCCTGTGGCCTTACCAATCCTCGCACCATGACTGATGCCGCAGTGGCTGCCATTTACAAGGCTGCCATGTAG
- the galE gene encoding UDP-glucose 4-epimerase GalE has product MPILVCGGAGYIGSHNVRSLLARGEEVVVIDNFFTGHRASLPDGVTLYEGDIRQGELLDRIFSEHRVDAVLHFAASSLVGESMEQPLKYFHNNVHGMQSLLEAMVRNHVDKIVFSSSAAVYGEQDNVPISEDAALSPTNPYGESKLIMERMMHWVGKAHGIRFVSLRYFNVGGAWPGGIIGEDHRPESHLIPLILQVPLGRRETVTIFGNDYPTPDGTCIRDYIGVMDLADAHMRALDYLRAGGGSEVCNLGNGKGFSVREMVAAACRVTGHDIGVTMATRRYGDPARLVASADRARELLGWEARAGIDDIIASAWEWHKNHPDGFSA; this is encoded by the coding sequence ATGCCCATTCTGGTTTGCGGCGGAGCCGGATATATCGGCTCCCACAATGTGCGTTCCCTGTTGGCGCGCGGTGAAGAAGTCGTTGTCATAGACAATTTTTTTACCGGTCACCGCGCTTCATTGCCTGACGGCGTTACCCTGTACGAAGGAGATATTCGCCAGGGCGAACTGCTGGACAGGATTTTTTCCGAACACCGGGTGGATGCCGTGCTGCACTTTGCCGCCAGCTCGCTGGTGGGCGAGAGCATGGAACAGCCGCTGAAATATTTTCACAACAATGTCCACGGCATGCAAAGCCTGCTTGAAGCTATGGTGCGCAACCATGTGGACAAGATCGTATTTTCCTCATCCGCGGCTGTTTACGGCGAACAGGACAATGTACCCATCAGCGAAGATGCGGCCCTCAGCCCCACCAATCCCTATGGCGAAAGCAAGCTCATTATGGAGCGCATGATGCACTGGGTGGGCAAGGCGCACGGCATACGTTTTGTGAGCCTGCGCTACTTCAACGTGGGAGGTGCCTGGCCCGGCGGTATTATTGGTGAAGACCACAGGCCGGAAAGCCACCTCATTCCTCTCATCCTGCAGGTTCCGCTGGGCAGGCGCGAAACCGTGACCATCTTCGGCAATGACTATCCCACGCCCGACGGTACGTGTATTCGCGACTATATCGGCGTTATGGATCTGGCGGATGCACACATGCGCGCCCTGGACTACCTACGTGCGGGCGGCGGCAGCGAGGTATGCAATCTTGGCAACGGCAAGGGTTTCAGCGTGCGCGAAATGGTCGCCGCTGCCTGCCGGGTGACAGGGCACGACATCGGCGTGACCATGGCCACCCGCCGTTATGGCGATCCGGCCCGGCTGGTGGCCTCGGCCGACCGTGCCAGAGAACTGCTGGGGTGGGAAGCCAGGGCGGGTATTGACGACATCATTGCTTCCGCCTGGGAATGGCATAAAAATCATCCTGACGGCTTTTCTGCCTGA
- a CDS encoding bifunctional methionine sulfoxide reductase B/A protein gives MKPSFPMPPLSGPEADIILRKATEAPYSGQYTNKREAGTYVCRQCGTPLYSSRDKFESGCGWPSFDDELPGAVRRQPDADGRRVEIVCANCGGHLGHVFAGEGFTAKNTRHCVNSLSMSFYPAGSPEEAQALARSAPQGCTATAIVAGGCFWGVEDAFRKMPGVCAAVSGYTGGRTPDPTYEAVCGGNTGHAEAVRVSFDPSVVSYEQILRRFFEIHDPTQLDRQGPDVGDQYRSAVFFLDAEQEAVARSLMSRLRELGYDVVTRLEPAGPFYMAEEYHQRFAERTGRGRCHMPVPRFDIPAGGGGGALRK, from the coding sequence ATGAAACCATCTTTTCCCATGCCGCCCCTTTCCGGACCGGAAGCGGACATTATTTTGCGTAAAGCCACGGAAGCCCCGTATTCCGGGCAATATACCAACAAACGCGAAGCCGGGACCTATGTGTGCCGCCAGTGCGGCACGCCTCTTTACAGCTCGCGCGACAAGTTTGAATCCGGCTGCGGCTGGCCCAGCTTTGACGACGAACTGCCCGGTGCGGTGCGCCGCCAGCCCGATGCGGACGGCAGAAGGGTGGAAATTGTCTGTGCAAACTGCGGCGGGCATCTGGGGCATGTTTTTGCGGGCGAGGGTTTCACCGCCAAGAATACCCGGCATTGCGTCAACTCGCTGTCCATGTCCTTTTATCCGGCAGGCAGCCCGGAAGAGGCGCAGGCGCTGGCCCGGTCCGCCCCGCAGGGTTGTACGGCCACCGCCATCGTGGCCGGAGGATGTTTTTGGGGAGTGGAAGATGCTTTCAGAAAGATGCCGGGCGTATGCGCCGCTGTTTCCGGCTATACCGGAGGCCGTACGCCGGACCCGACCTATGAGGCCGTGTGCGGCGGCAATACCGGACACGCCGAGGCAGTGCGCGTGAGCTTTGACCCGTCTGTGGTCAGCTACGAGCAGATTTTGCGCCGTTTTTTTGAAATCCACGATCCCACGCAGCTTGATCGCCAGGGACCGGACGTGGGCGATCAGTACCGCTCGGCTGTATTTTTTCTTGATGCGGAGCAGGAAGCCGTGGCGCGCAGCCTTATGAGCCGCCTGCGCGAACTGGGATACGATGTGGTGACACGGCTTGAACCGGCCGGGCCGTTTTACATGGCCGAAGAGTATCATCAGCGTTTTGCAGAACGCACGGGGCGGGGACGCTGCCACATGCCCGTACCGCGCTTTGACATACCCGCCGGGGGCGGCGGTGGCGCGTTGCGGAAGTGA
- a CDS encoding IS4 family transposase — MPHKEILDLSHHTTLFSQLLSLIPGHVFEKLERKHKTGRSSRQFGFKEQFTVMAFIQLAARRSLRDGLRALEAAKRRLYHLGLKSVARSTVADANNSRPVEFFKDLFAEMYGLCHLRAPRHKFRFKCKLYSMDATTISLCLSIFPWASFRRNKAGVKVNTVLDHDGYIPAFLDINNAKTHESRMAKSLSLPKGSIVTFDKGYICYSWFRMLTAKGIFFVTRLKSNAAYKLVDRRAVDRKTGVTSDHIIDVSSRGKTTRLRRIGYRDAKTGKRYEFLTNHFRLSAKTIADIYKERWQIEIFFREVKQNLHIKSFVGRSENAVHIQIYTALTVYLLLAYQKFLSKLGLSVQQLFELICLNLFGKDSLEELLNPRRRKTINTYSYSLLAMGA; from the coding sequence TTGCCACACAAGGAGATTTTGGACTTGAGCCATCATACTACACTCTTCTCTCAACTGCTATCCCTGATACCGGGACATGTTTTTGAAAAACTCGAACGCAAGCACAAAACTGGCCGCTCTTCACGCCAATTTGGATTCAAGGAGCAATTCACCGTCATGGCCTTTATCCAACTCGCTGCAAGGCGCTCTTTACGCGATGGGCTTCGCGCCTTGGAGGCGGCCAAGAGACGGCTGTATCACCTCGGCTTGAAATCAGTAGCGCGTTCCACGGTTGCCGATGCCAACAATTCAAGGCCTGTGGAATTTTTCAAAGACCTGTTCGCTGAAATGTATGGCCTGTGCCATCTTCGTGCGCCTCGTCACAAATTCCGCTTCAAGTGCAAGCTGTACAGCATGGACGCCACCACCATCAGCCTATGCCTGTCCATCTTTCCCTGGGCGTCGTTCCGGCGGAACAAGGCTGGCGTGAAAGTAAATACCGTGCTTGACCACGATGGCTACATTCCCGCTTTTCTCGATATCAACAATGCCAAAACCCACGAAAGCCGCATGGCCAAAAGTCTTTCATTGCCAAAGGGTTCCATCGTCACCTTCGATAAAGGCTATATCTGCTATTCCTGGTTTCGCATGTTGACCGCGAAGGGCATTTTCTTCGTAACCCGACTGAAGAGCAATGCTGCCTATAAGCTCGTTGATCGCCGCGCCGTAGACCGGAAAACCGGGGTCACGTCCGATCACATCATTGACGTGAGCAGCCGGGGAAAAACCACTCGTCTACGCAGAATCGGCTATCGCGATGCGAAAACCGGCAAACGGTACGAATTTTTGACCAACCATTTCCGCCTGTCCGCCAAGACAATTGCTGATATCTATAAAGAACGCTGGCAAATTGAAATATTCTTCCGCGAAGTCAAACAAAATCTGCATATTAAAAGCTTTGTCGGGCGCTCGGAGAATGCGGTGCACATCCAGATTTATACGGCCCTGACCGTGTATTTACTCCTGGCCTATCAGAAATTCCTGAGCAAGCTTGGGCTGTCGGTGCAACAACTCTTCGAGCTCATTTGCTTGAATCTGTTCGGCAAGGATTCTCTGGAAGAACTTCTGAATCCACGAAGACGAAAAACTATAAACACCTATAGTTATAGCCTGTTAGCTATGGGTGCTTAA
- the dapA gene encoding 4-hydroxy-tetrahydrodipicolinate synthase gives MLFSGALTALVTPFKDEALDEEAYRNFIEFQITEGIHGLVPCGTTGESATLSHEEHERVIEICIDQARGRVPVLAGAGSNNTAEAVRLTRFAQKAGANGALLITPYYNKPTQEGLYRHYKAIAEAVEMPLVPYNVPGRTGCNLLPETLARLAKEFSHIVGVKEATGDMAQGSKTLSSCPAGFSVLSGDDFTALPLMALGGKGVISVTSNIVPGRMAAMCNAFNKGDVAEAARIHHELFPLHEAMFFESNPIPAKTALSLMGKMEAGLRLPLCPMSAAAKEKLAGVLRGLQLI, from the coding sequence ATGCTGTTTTCAGGTGCACTGACAGCGCTAGTCACCCCGTTCAAGGATGAGGCCCTGGACGAGGAAGCCTACCGGAATTTCATCGAATTTCAGATTACGGAAGGCATCCACGGCCTGGTACCCTGCGGCACCACCGGTGAATCCGCCACGCTCAGCCACGAAGAGCACGAAAGGGTTATTGAAATCTGCATTGATCAGGCCAGGGGCCGCGTACCCGTGCTGGCCGGGGCCGGGTCCAACAACACGGCAGAGGCCGTGCGCCTGACCCGCTTTGCCCAGAAAGCCGGGGCAAACGGGGCCCTGCTTATCACCCCCTACTACAACAAACCCACGCAGGAAGGCCTGTATCGCCATTACAAGGCCATAGCCGAAGCCGTGGAAATGCCTCTTGTTCCCTACAATGTGCCTGGCCGCACGGGCTGCAACCTGCTGCCCGAAACCCTGGCCCGCCTGGCCAAAGAATTTTCACACATTGTAGGCGTCAAGGAAGCTACCGGCGACATGGCCCAGGGCAGCAAAACCCTGTCGAGCTGTCCTGCGGGCTTCAGCGTGCTTTCCGGCGACGACTTCACTGCCCTGCCGCTTATGGCGCTGGGCGGCAAAGGGGTCATCTCCGTTACGTCCAATATCGTGCCTGGCCGCATGGCCGCCATGTGCAACGCCTTTAATAAGGGCGATGTGGCCGAAGCCGCGCGCATCCATCACGAACTTTTCCCCCTGCATGAAGCCATGTTCTTTGAGAGCAATCCCATTCCGGCCAAAACGGCCCTGAGCCTTATGGGCAAAATGGAAGCCGGGTTGCGCCTGCCGCTCTGCCCCATGAGCGCGGCAGCCAAAGAAAAACTCGCAGGCGTGCTGCGCGGATTACAGCTTATTTAA